The genomic region AAATTCTTTTATCATCTCTTTATTTAAATTTAGACTTTCTTTAAAAATAAAAGTTTGAACAAAAAAATAAAATATAAAAAAGATTAAAAATAGATAAAACATCTTGAAAACTAATCCTAAAATAGGCAGATGGGAAACTCCTCTATGGGAAAAAATCTTTACATAAGGTAGCCAGATAAACCTTAAAAATTTCCATCTTTTATTTGGTTTAGAATGATATAAATCATTATCCGGAGATAGCAAAAATGTGCCTATTAAATATCCACTACTAAATGCTAAAAAATCTTCCGGTTTTAAGTAATAAACAAAAACAGGTAAAGCAGTTAAATTTATAATATCATGGGTTCTACCGGAAGCCAAAAATAACCTCTATTCTATATTAACAATAAAGAAATCAGCCCTTCTATTTGTAAATCTATTTATCTCATTATCATTGCTTACTAAATAATCAGATTTTCCTTTTCCTTCTATTATAATTCTATCAGGCGAGATACCTTTTTTTACAAGATAATTTTTTATAGCCATTGCTCTCTTTTTCGCAAGTTTATCATTATAATCCTTAGAGCCAATATTATCTGTATAACCTATAATTTTAACTTTTTTGCTATTATCTTCTTTTAATTTTTTAACAATTATATTAAGATAAGGTAAATACTCTTTTTTTATAGATGCTTTATTA from Venenivibrio stagnispumantis harbors:
- a CDS encoding metal-binding protein encodes the protein MASGRTHDIINLTALPVFVYYLKPEDFLAFSSGYLIGTFLLSPDNDLYHSKPNKRWKFLRFIWLPYVKIFSHRGVSHLPILGLVFKMFYLFLIFFIFYFFVQTFIFKESLNLNKEMIKEFLKNPFVFSFFIGLIIAEFMHIITDIIYSAIKKLRPKRRKYR